The DNA sequence ACTATTTAATCCTCAGATTTTGACAAACTTTATAATTTGCATACTCATCTAGCAATAAGCTTTCTTTTTTTTCTCTATTTTTAATTATAGAGCCATTTAAAATTTTTATTAATATCTCAATCTTTTTTTCTTCCCTATATTTATCTACATAAATATCATAACACTCATTATAATTCTTTTTAAGCTTTTCAAGAATTTTAAAATCTTGTTTTTTTTTATAATTTAAACAGTCTATATAACCCCTTATAGAAAGATTGTCAAAACTATCCAGGCTTTTTAAAATATTAGGGATTCCATCTAAAAACTGATTTATTTTCAAAATTTTCTTATTTATATTCATTAAGTCTCTCTCGCTTAACTTTCTATAATAGGTTCTAATGGCCAATATCCTATTAAGCTTTTGTTTTCTAAAGTTTAAATCATTCAAGATAATATTTCCCTTATTTCATCTTCTAAATTTTCAAAATCAAATGTTTCATTTATTCCTTGAGAAATAAAATTAATAATCTTTGGATACTTAGAAATTGCAAAATCGACATCTTTATTGGATCCTTTAAGATAAATCCCTGTTCTAATAAGATCTTCATAATCTTTATAAACAGATAATAAACTTCTAACTTTCATTATTAACTTTTGTTTTTCTAAATTCATTATTCTATGAATAGATCTTGAAGTCGAACTAAGAACATTTATTGAAGGATAAATCCCTCTATCAAACAAATCTCTGTCTAAAATAATATGACCATCTAAAACAGCCTTAATATTATCAGCTACAGGCTCTGTAAAATCATCCCCTTCAACAAGAACAGTATAAAACCCAGTAACACTTCCTCCCTTACCATTAAACCCCGATCTTTCAAGTAAAATTGGAATTTCAACAAACACAGAAGGCGGGTAACCTTTAGCTACAGGAGGCTCTCCTAAAGAAAGAGACATCTCCCTTTTAGCATTTGCAAATCTAGTAATAGAATCAAAAAGCAACACTACATCTTTACCTTGCTCTCTAAAGTATTCTGCTATCATGGTGGCAACATAAGCTCCCTTATACCTTGATATAGGTGATTCATCAGAAGTTGAGACAACTAAAACGCTTTTTTTTAAACGCTCCTTACCAAGTTCATGCTCAATAAACTCATTAAGCTCCCTACCTCTTTCCCCAATAAAAGCAATAACATTTACATCTGCATTTGAATTTTTTGCAATCATACCAAGCAAAGTAGATTTACCAACACCAGCACCTGAAAAAATACCGACCCTTTGCCCTTTTGCAACTGGCAAAAACCCATCAAGAACTTTAACCCCTGTTAATATTTGCTCTTCAAAAATACTCCTACTAATTGGGTTAATTTTTTTGAAAACCAACTCTTTATATCTATTGTTCAAAAATGACCCTTTATTATCAATAGGTCTACCAAGAGAATCAATAACTCTTCCTAAAAGCTCATCACTAAGATTAATTTCTAATCCTTTATTTAAAGAATAGACTTTATTCCCAACTTCAATCCCACTAAATCCTTCATAAGCCATAAGACTAACATAAGGACCATTAAAGCCTAAAACCTCAGCACACACCCTTCTATTATTTCTTTGATCAATTAAACACAAATCTCCAACAGCACACTGGGGCCCTAAACTTTCAACCAAAAGGCCCTTTATTTTTTGAACCCTGCCAACAAAAGAGACAGTTTCAATATTATCTACTTGTTTTAAATAATTTTCAAAAAAATTGCCCACTAAAATTCCTTTAGATATTCAACTTAATAAAGAAAAGTTTTTAAATTTTTCCTCTATTTTATCAAGTTGAGAAGAAATACGTGCATCAATCTCTCCAAAATTAGTTTCAATTATACAGCCACCTTTACCTATGTTGGGATCTTCTATAATTTCTAAATCTTCTATAACATCAAATCTAAAAATAAAATCACTCTTTTTATGTCTAACAATATCTAAATCGTCAAGATTTACACGAATGGTAATTTTTGTTTTATCTTTTACCTTTTTTAACACCTCATTAACATTTTCCAAAACAATATCTTTTTGAGAAGCTGTAATTCTTTTAATAACCTTGATTGCAATTTGCATAACAAGGCTTACTATCTGCTCACCCGAAGATTCAAGAATGCCTCTCCTCTCAGCAATCAAAGATGCTATTATGCCATGCAACTTTCTCATCACTTTGTCAAAATCTTTAAAACCGCTCTCATAACCCTTGTTATACCCTTCTTCCCTACCTTTAGATGTTGCTATCTCAAGATCTTTTTTTAACTTTTCTTCATACTCTCTTGCTAATTTTTCAATCTCAGCATTAGATTCAGCTTCAATAGATTCTTTTTTATAAACAGCTTCTCTTTGCAAAAGATCTGCTTCTTGCTTGGCTGCCTCTAATACTTCATTGGCTTTTGCTTTAGCCTCTTCAATAAGCCTCTCAGATTCAATCTGAACTTCTTCTTTAGCAAGTTCTTGCCTTTTAACAAGCTCTTCCTCAAGTCGCAATTTTTCATCTCTTAATAATTGCAACTCCTCTTTAAGATTAGCAATTTTACTGTCTATATCGTAAACCTTGCATTCCTTCTTCTTAATTTCCAAAGATTCAAAAATAGGTTTTGCTATCTCAACAAATTCCAACCTTACTGAACTATCAACTTCTGATGACTTATATAAAACCTTAGGCAAACAACACTCCTTTATCAGACAAGCACATCTTCTTCACCACCTCTTGAAATAACTATTTCCCCTTGTTCTTCTAATTTTCTAATAAGAGAAACAATTTTTTGTTGAGATTCTTCAACATCTTTTCGTCTAGTAGGACCCAAAAATTCCATATCCTCCTTAAGCATTGAAGCTGCTCTTTTTGACATGTTTTTGAAAATTTTTTCTTGGACAGGAATGTCTACAGATTTTAAAGCTTTTGCCAACTCTTGACCATCTATCTCTCTTAAAACCCTTTGTATAGATCTATCATCAAGCAAAACTATATCCTCAAACACAAACATTTTCTTCTTAATCTCTTCTGCAAGCTCTGGATCTTCCTCTTCAAGAGATTCAATAATAAACTTCTCCGTCTTTCTATCAGCCATATTGATTATCTCAACAACATTATCAACTCCTCCTGCTGATGTGTAATCTTCTGAAGAAAGAGAAGCTAATTTTTTCTCAAGAACTCTTTCAACCTCTCTTACAACCTCAGGAGAGGTTCTGTCCATTAATGCGATTCGTCTTGCAACATTGGTTTGTACTTCTGTAGGCAAACTAGACAGAATAAAAGAAGCTTTTTGGGGATCAAGATATGAAAGTATTAAAGCAATTGTTTGGGGATGTTCTTGTTGAATAAAGTTTAAAATATTTGCAGGATCTGCTCTTCTAACAAATTCAAAAGGCCTAGACTGTAAAGCAGACCCCAAATTATTAATAATGTCAACTGCTTTTTGGGTTCCAAGAGATTTTTCAAGAAGCTCTCTTGCATAATCAATGCCACCCTTTTGAATAAATTCTTGAGCCATCATTAATTCTTTAAACTCTAAAAGAACATTATCTTTAAGCTCAGAAGTAATTGTCTCAAGCTTTGCTATCTCAAATGTCAAAGACTCTATCTCTTCTTGAGAAAGATACTTAAACACTTTAGAAGAGATTTCAGAACCTATTGAAACCAACAAAATAGCAGCCTTTTGCTTACCTGTTAAAGCAGAAACGTCAAGAATCTCCTTTTCTTTTTTTTCTTCCATATCCATTACTACCTTCTACGCATTTTTCAAAAGCCATGTTCTTATAAGCTTGGCAACATCTTCTGGTTTTTCCCTGGCCAAAAGTTCAGCATTATTTTGCAGCTCATCGCCTTCTCTGATCCCACCAACAACATCATCAACGCCAATATCATCCCCACCATCCATCAAGGCTTGCTGACGCCTTAAATGGGCTTGCTTTGCCAACTCCTCTTCTCTAAGGCGTCTTCGTCTTTCAAGCTCTCTAGAAATAGCAAAAAATACTGTAAATACTAAAATTAATAGTGAAAATATTATACTTGCAACAAATAAAAGATATTTAAACCTTTCACTTGCAAAATAATTTTCATCTATTTCTCTAAACTCATTCATACGATCAAAAGATATGTTTCTAACCGTTATTGAATCGCCTCTTTCTGGCTTATATTCAAAAGAGCTTTGCAAAACATCTTCAATATTTTTTATCTCTTCTAATGCCATAGGTTTGTATTCTCTTTTTCTCATTCCATTTTCTATTATAAAATCTCCCTTCTCATCATATACAAAATTCCAAATACCATCCACGAAAATACCAAGAGAAACACCCACAATCCTAGCAGGCTCTTTTTCACTTGTAGATTTTTTTTCGTTTAAAGCAACATTTTTAATTTCTTGCGACTCATTATATTTACCAGTAATATCACTTAAGTCCTGATATTCAGGGGGAGTATTGCCTTCTTGCCCAGGAGGTCCCCATGGACTATATCCTTGTCCTTGATATTCTTTTTTTTGAGTCTGAGAAGATATAATAGTTGAATCACTTACTTTTCTAGTGTTATAAGCAGCTTTTGGATCTTGAGCTTGAATCTCAATAGGAGCATACTCTTTAGACTCTGTGGTTTCTTTTGAGGTGTCAAGTTTCACATTTACTCTTGCTATCATAAATCTATCAATAGACAAAACCTTGCTTAATGCAGAGTCAATTTCTCCCCTAAGCATGGCTTCATACTTAAGTTTTAATTTACGCTCTTTTTCTGCTAAGTCTATTCTATCTATTCCATCTAGATTCGAAAAATCATTTAAAATAGTTCCACTATTATCAACAACAGCAATATTATCAGATTCAAGACCCTCAATGGCATATTGAATAAGCTTAACAAGTCCTTCAACCTTTTTCCTATTAGTAATAATATCAGAGCCAGGTCTTGGGGTAATTCTAACAGATGCCTTAACAGGTTCTTGAGCATCTTTAAAAAGAGCTTTTTCAGGCATAACAAGATTTACACTAACAGCATCAACATCGTCTAAAGCCACAATGTGCTGTTCAACAGCTCTTGTAATTGATCTTCTAAGATTAATGCTTCTTTCAAAATCAGTAATAGTCCATCTATCAATATCAAACAAAGCCCATGGATCCATATGAACAGGTACAAGCTCTTCTCTGACAAGAATTGCTCTCATTTTTTTTGCAAGTTTCTCATCATCTAAATAAATTCTTCCATCAGAACTTAAAAAATATTTAACATTTTCTCTATCAAGTCTTTGTGATATCCTATCTAAGAGATATTGATCTTTAATTTCAACCCCAAAAAGAGCAATGCTTTGACTTCTAGTAGAAAACCCTATCAAAAAAACAAAAGCAATAATTACAAAAAAAATAATCAATCCTAAGGCTATTTTCTGAACAGTACTAGCTTTTTTGAAGATTCCTTTTGCTGAAACAAAAAATTTAGTAAAAAAATTGCTCAAAATCTTATGGCTCCTTAACGAATATTGATTATATCTTGATAAGCCTTCACGCTTCTCTCAACAACAGCTTTTAAAATGCTTAAATTCATATTAGCCTTAGACATTGCTATTACAACATCATGAACATCAACACTACTAGGTCGAAGAATAGCTTGCTCCATAACTTTAGAAACATTTAATTGGCTTTTGTTGATATCAGTAACCGTATTTATTAAAACATCTTTAAATGTTTTAATATCACTGCTTTTGGAACTAAAAAGATTCACATCAAAATGTAAAGGATTTTTTTTAACTAAATTAATATTACTCTCTGTAAAAAAAGCATCTATTTTCACCAATAATCTCCTTTTAGCTTTGAAGTATAGCTAATGCGCTCCTAAACATAGACTTGCTACTATTGATAACAGTAGAATTTGCCTCATAAGCACGAGAAGCTGAAATCATATCTACCATTTCTTCAACTAAATTGACATTAGGAAGCTCTACATAACCTTTTTTATCTCCAAAACTTATTGCATCAGGATGAGTTGGGTCGTATTTTAACTTTAACGGAGACTTGTCTTTTTCAATGCTTGCAACCCTAACTCCTTGACCAATACCATTATCAAGATAATCTGGAATAAAAGGCCCCTTCCAGTAAGGATTATTAATCCTTGGAGCAAAAACAATTCTTTGCCTTCTATAAGGCCCACCATCAGAAGTTCTAGAAGTAGAAACATTTGCAATATTATTAGAAATAACATCAATCCTCAATCTTTGTGCCGTCAACCCTGTTGAAGCCACATTAATACTTGAAAACAATCCCATTTTACATTCCTTAAGATACTAATTTATTTTAATACAATATTAATGCTTTTAAAATAATGTGCCTGAATATTAGTCATAAGGTGATACATCATTTGATTTTGAACAAGCGCCTTAATCTCAGAATCAATATCAACATTATTGCCATTATTATTCACAGCTGAAAGGTGATCAAGAACTCTCTGGGGCTTAACGTCTGAATACTCTGGATTTTTAATTCCAGACAAATGCTTATCACTAGACTTTATCAAGTCTAGATCATTTCTACATTTATTTGAAACAGCCTTCTCAAGCTCTGACTCAAAAGAAATTTTACTTCTTTTAAAATTTGGAGTATCTACGTTTGCTATATTGTCAGAAATAACACCTTGTCTTAAGCTTAGAACATCTAAATATCTGTGTGAAAAATCTACAGATCTCTCGAAATCATTCAAATTAGAACCCCCTCTTTTTAAAATTACTTTTAACTAAATTATATAATAATTTAAATCTTTTTGTTCGTTAATTTGTATTTTTTTATTAACATAGTCCAAGTTTATTTCAAATTTTTTTAACTTACTACCAGGCACCTCAAAAAAAAGATCTGCAAGCACTCTTTCCATAACGCCATGAAGTCTTCTAGCACCAAGATTTTCATTTTCAAGATTCATATTAAAAGTGAGCTCTGCAATTTTATCTATAGCCTCCTCACTAAACTTCAAATCCAAATTATAAACCTTAAACATTGCAACATACTGCTTTATTAAAGAATTTTTGGTTTGTTTTAAAATTTTTTTCAAATCGTCTATGCTTAAACTCTTAAGCTCAACCTTAATCGGGAATCTCCCTTGAAGCTCGGGTATTAAATCAGAAGGTTTTGCTAAATTAAATGCCCCTGCTGCAATAAATAAAATATGAGAAGTATCAACTATACCATATTTTGTATTAACTTTAGAACCTTCGATAATTGGTAAAATATCTCTTTGAACGCCTTCTCTAGATACATCATTACCACTCCTATTCTTAGCAGCAATTTTGTCGATCTCATCAATAAAAATAATTCCCATATTTTCAACTTTGGATTTTGCAATATCTGAAATGTTTTCATGATCAACTAATTTCTCAAGCTCTTCTGCTAAAATTATTTCCTTTGCCTTTTTAATCTTCAATTCTCTTTTCTTTTTTCTATCAAATAGATTGCCCAATAAACCTCCAATACCCATATCAATCTCTTCAAAATTACCACCTGTAAATATTTCTATTGTAGAAAATGGCATTTTGCTAGAAATTTGTATTTCAATAGCAGTGTCATCAAGCTCACCTGCTCTAAGCTTTTTCCTTAGCTTCTCTTTTACCTTTTCTTCCGCCTTTATTTCGCTTGGATCTACATTTTCAAAATTGCTAGACCCCTTAAAAAGACTTTCAACTATTCTCTCTTCTGTTTTTACTAAAGCATCTTCTCTTACAGCGCTATACATTTCTTCTTTTACCATATTAACTGCAATGCCCATTAAATCCCTAACCATAGATTCAACATCACGACCAACATAACCAACCTCAGTATATTTTGTAGCTTCAACTTTAATAAAAGGAGCCTTGATTAATTTAGAAAGCCTTCTTGCAATCTCAGTCTTTCCAATACCAGTTGACCCAATCATAATAATGTTTTTAGGCATTACCTCATCTTTTATTTCTTTGGGAAGTCTAGATCTTATATATCTATTAACAAGAGCAATTGATACTAATTTTTTAGCTTCGTTTTGACCTATTATGTACTTATCAAGTTCTGCAACTATATCTTTGGGAACTATATGATGTTCTAACTTATTCATTTTCAATCTCCTCAATCACAATGTTAGAATTAGTATATATGCACACTCTTGCCGCTATCTTTAAAGATCTAAGCGCAACTTCAAAAGCACTTAATTTTTTATTTTCCATGTAAGCAAGAGCTGCTGAATACGCATAATTGCCCCCACTACCAATTGAAATAACATCCTCTTCAGGCTCAACAACATCACCAGTACCAGAAATTAAAAGAATATTACTAGAATCAGCAACAAGCATCATAGCCTCAAGCTTATGAAGTATCTTGTCAGAACGCCAATCTTTTGCAAGGTCAACAGCAGCCCTTTTAATGTCAATCAAACCATCACCTTTTGCCTTGATTTTTTCTTCAAATTTTTCAAAAAGAGTAATTGCATCAGACGTTGAACCTGCAAATCCTGCCAAAATTTTTCCATTAAGCAATTTTCGTATTTTAATAGCATTACTCTTTAAAACAGTATGTCCAAAAGTTACTTGTCCATCTGCTGCTACCACAGTTTTGCCATTTTTTTTTATTGCAATAACTGTAGTTCCTTTAAAGCTCATATTACCCCCCTATTTATATATCTCGTTTAAAAGTTCATCAATAAGAAAATCAGATACATTTTTACAATTACAATACTCTTTAGAATCATCCTCAATCTTATTGGAATCTATATATTCAACATTCAATAAAGCATAAAGATCTTTAATGGTTTTTATCTCTTGAGCACCAAAACTATACAATTTAACGGCTCCATCGCCACAAAAATCTAAATCATAAACATAAATGTCAAGCCCCAGGTCAAGACCAAGTTCAGCTGTAATCAAAGCTCCCGATTTTAAAGGCGCATAAGTTATAAAAATAGCATCCGACAAGCCTGAGATTAATCTATTTCTTTTAGCAAAAAAATAATTTTGAATTTTATCAAAAGGCAACGTCTCAGTAATTATTCCGCCCCCTTGTTCTAAAAGCTTAAAAACATATTTTCGATTTTGCTTAGGATAAATATTGTCAATATCTGTTGGAATAACAGCAAATGTCCTCCTATTCTCATTAATTGCAGCTATATGGGCCTCAATATCAGCCCCAATTGCAAATCCAGAAATAATCTCTACACCATTTCTTGCAAGATGTGCAGAAAACTCTCTCGTTCTCTCAGCAAGAGTTTTGCTAATTCTTCTCGAACCAACAACAGCCCAAGACAATGAAGAAAAATTAGGCAAATTACCTTTGTAATAAATAGCAAAAGGGGGATCATAAATTCTCTTAAGCTTATTAGGGTAAATCTTAGATCCTAGAATAGCAATTTTGGCTTTTGTCCTTCTAATAACTTTTTCTTGCAATTCTATTAACTTTAAATCAGGCAGCCTAAATAATCTTTTAAATGATCTTGAAAGATAAGCCTCAATGTCTTTTTGAGTCAATTTAATAATATCATTAAAATCAAAATTAATAAAAAGCTTTAGTTTTTCCTTGCTTTTTAAAAATTTTAAATTATCAATATAAAGCAATTTCATCATAAATAATTACTTCAAATTGCTCATGATCCTAGAAACACCTTCTTTTTGCTCTTCAGTTACAGCCTTTTTACTAGCTTTATCATAAAACAATATAGCATTACCAAAATCACCAAGCGAATAATAATTTGCACCTCTTAACATTAAAAACTCAAAATAATCCTCACCCATATTATCAAGCTTATTTAAATACTCTTTAGCTTCAAGCTGCTTATCAAGTTCATATACATACATATTAGAAATAGCAAAAAGAGACTCTTTGAAATCATTTCTAATTGAAATTGACTTTAAAAAAGAATTTTCAGCAAGAATCATGTATCTTTCAATTTCATTTTTTATCTTTAAATTTTTAGCTAAATTATAAGAAGCAACACCTACGTAAAAATGTGACAAATAACTATTGGGGTTGATTTCTAAATTTTTACCAAAATACTCAATAGAGGGTCCGTATTGCCCAAGCTTAAAAAATTCAAGCCCAATCAAATTGAAAAACCTGGCTTTTTTATCAATTGAATTAACTATCTTTAAAATATTCTTATCTTCTTTTTCTACAAATTCCTTATAAACTTCAATTTTAGATTCAGATCCACCGCCTGAAATTTCCAATTCTCTTAACCTAAGCCCAAGATTCAATTTTTCCTTAGATTCATTTCCGCAAGATACAAATAAATTAATAAGCATTAACAAAAAAATTTTCATCTAATCATCGCTACTTTTTTTGTTTAAATTTCTAAGAAATGTTGGAACATCAATATCATCATCAAAATAATTAACATTTTTAGACTTTACTGCAAAAGAAGAATCTTGATGTTCATAAGATCCAGAAGGAATATTTTGAGTACCTGACATTAAAGTGTCAAACTCTTTAGAACTTAAGGTATTATTTTCTGGCGAATTGGATATTTCCTTTTGCCTTTTAGATGCAAAACCTGTAGCAACAACTGTAACATAAATTTCATCTTCAAGATTTGAATTAATAGCATGGCCATATATTACAGTAGCCTCATCATCAACACTAGCAGTAATTATTCCCATAATCTCTTCAAGCTCAAGCAATGAAAAATCATCACCACCAGTAACATTGACAAGAAGTCCTTTAGACCCCTCAATACGCACTTCCTCAAGTAAAGGATTACTAATAGCAGAAGTTGCAGCATCAACAGCTCTGTTTTCACCCTTGCCATATCCGATTCCCATTAAAGCATCACCTTGCCCTTGCATAATACTTTTAACATCGGCAAAATCAATATTAACCTCTCCGTGTTCAATAATAAGCCCTGCAATACCTTGAACACCCATTCTCAAAACATCATCTGCACGTTTAAAAGCATCTTTAATAGTAGTCCTTTTGTCAACAACAGTTAAAAGCTTTTGATTTGGAATGATAATTAATGTATCTACAGACTTTCTTAAATTATTTATTCCTTGCTCAGCAAGTCTTAATTTCTTAGGACCTTCAAACTTAAAAGGCTTCGTCACAACTCCAACTGTCAAAATTCCAAGCTCTTTTGCAACTTGCGCAATAACCGGAGCTGCTCCGGTTCCTGTTCCACCACCCATACCAGCAGTAATAAACACCATATCAGCACCAGAAAGATGATTACGTATAACATCTATGTCTTCCTCTGCGGCAGCCTGCCCAATCTCAGGCTTTCCTCCAGCACCAAGCCCCGCTGTAACTTTTGCTCCAAGAGCAATTTTTATGGGAGCAATAGAGGTTTGGAGAGCCTGAAGATCAGTATTAGCCACAATAAATTCAACATCTCTTACTCCATATTCAATCATACGATTAACAGCATTACTACCTCCTCCTCCTGCACCAATCACCTTAAGAATTGTGGGATTTGTAGTAGAATCAAATCTTCTTGTATGGCCATCAATCATATTATAATCTTTCATTAACGCTTCCTCCATGATTGGTCAAAACCATTCTTTCAAAAACCAACCTTTCAACTTTGAAGATATTTTATTTTTTCTTTTAACTTTACTGCTTACCTTCTTTAATTTATTGAATTTTTGTTGCTCATGCTTATAAAGAACAAGACCAAGAGCTGAAGAAAACTTAGGATCTATATGCTCTTCTCCAATCCCATTAATACTCATTGGCAAACCTATTCTTGCAGGATAATGAAATACTTCTTCTATTAAATTAGAAATACCTGGGAATAAAGCTCCCCCACCTGTTAAAACTATCCCACCATTAATTTTATTATAAAGCCCACGTTTAAGTATTTCCGCCCTCATCATTTCAAAGATTTCTTTTAATCTTGAATTAATGATTATAGACAACTCTTTTCTGCTTTTTTCTTGAGGGGGTCGAGTCCCTAGATTTGGAATAATTACAGTTTCCATTTGACTATCAAGAATAGATGGATGGGCAATGCCAGCTGTTACTTTAATATTCTCAGCAACATCCTCAGGAACCTTCCAAACTTGAGCAATATCAAGAGTTACCCTATTAACACCAATAGGAATTACACCTGTATAATAAGGAGAACCGTCAATATAAAGAATAATATCAGTAGTTCCTTTACCCATATCAATAAACAAAACACCCATCTCACGCTCTTCTTTAGAAAGAGTTGCATAAGAAGAAGCTAAACTTCCAAGAACAACCTCATCAACTGCAAATCCAGCTCGATTTACACATCTGACTAAATTCTGACTAGAAGAGCTAGATCCTGTAATAATATGCACTTCTCCTTCAAGACGAATACCCATCATATCTATTGGATTTTTTATATGAGGTATTCCATCTACAATAAATTCTTGAGGAATAACATGAAGAATTTCTCTATCCATTGGAATAACAATTGCCTTTGCAGCTTCGATTACCCTATCAACATCTTCTTCGTTAATCTCTCTTGTTCTTGAATTTATTGCAACAACACCACGCGAATTGGTTCCCTCAACACTACTCCCAGACATAGAAACTGAAAGCGATGTAATATCACACCCTGAAATGAGCTCTGCAGCCTCAATAGAATTAGATATTGAATCAAGAGCAGCTTCAATGTTTATTAAAACTCCCTTCCTAACTCCTCTTGATATACTAGTGCCTATTCCAACTATTTCCAATTGATCATTCAAATTTACTTCAGCAACAACAGTACAAATTTTTGAAGTTCCAACATCCAAACCTACTATCAAATTCCTAGACACTAACTTTCTCCTAACAAAATGATATCACCACTTCTTAAATCTATAACACCAGGCTTTCCTTTAAGCAAATCAACTGCAAGAAATACTTTATGCATCACGTCTGTTAAATCCATATCAACTGTTATCAATATTTTATTATATATGCTTTTAATATACAAAATTACATTATAATCATAGAAATTCAATTTTAAAAAATTTACCTCTGATATTAAATTATACAAATATTTTTGATTTATTTTAAGATAATTAAGACCTCTTACAACATTAAGCATTCTATCCTCTAGAAAATCTCCGACATTATTATCATTCAAAATTAATCCACTAATTATAGGTAAATCATAAATTAAATACTCACTTTTTTCCAAAATTACACCATCTGATGCAATACAATAATAAGTAATGTTACCATTTACATTTTCTAAAGCAACAGCAACGGGTATTCTTTTCTCTATTTTAATATTAATTTTATTAGGAAACTTAAGATCAACCTTAGCATTCTTTACTCTTAAATCTCTTTTAAGATTCTCCTCATATATTCTAACATTAACATTATGATAATAAGTATTAGGCTTAATTCCTGAAATCTTAATTATATCTTCTTTAGAAAGAGAAGTATCATTATTTATGCTAATATATCTAATCAAAAAATAAGGAGACACAAAAATAATAATTATTATTTCAAAAAAAATTAAAGACGTTGAAAAATATATATATTTAATTAAAAATTTTCTCTCAATAATCATAAACTAATCCGATTTACACACTAGAAAAATCCAATCAATTATTACTTAAATCCCTTGAAACATTTGAAATAAGACCAGAAAGTGCCATGGTAACAACAATAGAAGAACCTCCTGATGAAAAAAAAGGCAAATTTATTCCTGTGGGAGGCAAAAGACCA is a window from the Borreliella chilensis genome containing:
- a CDS encoding cell division protein FtsA; the encoded protein is MSRNLIVGLDVGTSKICTVVAEVNLNDQLEIVGIGTSISRGVRKGVLINIEAALDSISNSIEAAELISGCDITSLSVSMSGSSVEGTNSRGVVAINSRTREINEEDVDRVIEAAKAIVIPMDREILHVIPQEFIVDGIPHIKNPIDMMGIRLEGEVHIITGSSSSSQNLVRCVNRAGFAVDEVVLGSLASSYATLSKEEREMGVLFIDMGKGTTDIILYIDGSPYYTGVIPIGVNRVTLDIAQVWKVPEDVAENIKVTAGIAHPSILDSQMETVIIPNLGTRPPQEKSRKELSIIINSRLKEIFEMMRAEILKRGLYNKINGGIVLTGGGALFPGISNLIEEVFHYPARIGLPMSINGIGEEHIDPKFSSALGLVLYKHEQQKFNKLKKVSSKVKRKNKISSKLKGWFLKEWF
- a CDS encoding cell division protein FtsQ codes for the protein MIIERKFLIKYIYFSTSLIFFEIIIIIFVSPYFLIRYISINNDTSLSKEDIIKISGIKPNTYYHNVNVRIYEENLKRDLRVKNAKVDLKFPNKINIKIEKRIPVAVALENVNGNITYYCIASDGVILEKSEYLIYDLPIISGLILNDNNVGDFLEDRMLNVVRGLNYLKINQKYLYNLISEVNFLKLNFYDYNVILYIKSIYNKILITVDMDLTDVMHKVFLAVDLLKGKPGVIDLRSGDIILLGES